One stretch of Periplaneta americana isolate PAMFEO1 chromosome 1, P.americana_PAMFEO1_priV1, whole genome shotgun sequence DNA includes these proteins:
- the LOC138698358 gene encoding glucose dehydrogenase [FAD, quinone]-like — MGSCPYTSVLQAFYSLVLTYISKDATDGISSVPNLNDGATYDFIIVGAGSAGCVLANRLSEVADYSVLLIEAGGEEPYETNVPAFVFNLFGSAIDWNYTAEPQIRACGGQRCPFARGKTLGGTSSINSLVYNRGNPLDYDAWEKQGNPGWSYKDVLPYFKKSENNLDPFFANDTKFHSTGGYLSVSQFPYEDRYTQAIFDASTEVGFKPVDFNSDHVSGVMRLQATQENGKRMSTNLAFLKPIRNKRENLHIATGVRVTKLLIHAHNKTAYGVQYVSENQRNRTGKVFASREVILSAGAFNSPQILLLSGIGPEVTLKKLEIPVIQNSKVGYNLQDHYTDPGIRFKMTNTQNITKSQLEILPGALKYIRPKRTGPWSCTATSQIDINYQSTFVNKSIEYPDIQINFFPNSTCGEGTNPFVYYDIINFIPILLRPKSRGLVTINTTDPFSHPIIYTNYFNASQDIDTVLEASKVAHQLANTTAFQKVGLVLDTTYEPTRSQIETGSNPFWKQTPVEFMYSICHPCGTCKMGPDSDPDAVVDAQLKVYGIANLRVVDASIMPTITSGNLNAGVIMIAEKAADLIKKSHS; from the exons atgggTTCTTGTCCGTATACCAGCGTTCTGCAAGCATTTTACTCACTGGTATTAACATACATCAGTAAAGATGCAACAGACGGCATCTCGTCGGTTCCAAATTTAAACGATGGAGCTACGTACGATTTTATAATCGTTGGAGCAGGGTCAGCGGGATGCGTGCTGGCTAACAG ACTGTCTGAGGTGGCAGATTATTCTGTTCTGCTCATTGAAGCGGGAGGCGAAGAACCTTACGAAACGAACGTACCGGCATTCGTATTTAACCTGTTTGGAAGTGCAATTGATTGGAATTACACGGCAGAACCACAGATAAGAGCTTGTGGCGGACAGAGATGTCCATTTGCAAGGGGAAAAACTCTTGGAGGAACGAGTTCCATCAATTCCTTGGTTTACAATCGCGGCAACCCACTGGACTACGATGCCTGGGAAAAACAAG GTAATCCTGGATGGAGCTATAAGGACGTGCTTCCGTACTTCAAGAAATCCGAAAATAACTTGGATCCATTTTTCGCCAATGACACCAAGTTCCATAGTACAGGAGGATATTTGAGTGTTAGCCAATTTCCTTACGAGGACAGATATACACAAGCTATATTCGATGCAAGCACAGAAGTAGGGTTTAAGCCTGTAGATTTCAACAGCGACCATGTATCTGGAGTAATGAGACTGCAGGCAACACAGGAGAATGGCAAACGCATGAGCACAAACTTAGCATTCCTTAAACCAATTCGAAACAAGAGGGAGAATCTTCACATTGCTACAGGCGTAAGAGTTACGAAATTGCTCATCCATGCTCACAATAAAACTGCTTATGGCGTGCAATACGTCTCTGAGAATCAACGGAACAGAACTGGAAAAGTTTTTGCCAGCAGAGAAGTTATTCTCTCTGCTGGGGCTTTCAATTCTCCGCAGATCCTTCTGCTATCTGGAATCGGACCAGAAGTAACTCTAAAAAAACTAGAAATTCCTGTTATACAGAATTCAAAAGTAGGATACAATCTTCAGGATCACTATACAGATCCTGGTATTCGTTTCAAAATGACGAATacacaaaatataacaaaatctCAATTAGAAATTCTGCCGGGGGCTCTAAAATACATAAGACCTAAAAGAACAGGGCCCTGGTCTTGTACTGCAACATCTCAGATTGATATAAACTATCAGTCAACGTTCGTAAATAAGTCAATTGAATATCCTGATATCCAAATTAATTTCTTTCCAAACTCTACATGCGGAGAAGGAACGAACCCTTTCGTTTATTACGACATTATAAATTTCATACCCATCTTGCTTCGACCCAAGAGTCGTGGACTAGTCACTATCAACACCACCGATCCGTTCTCTCACCCAATTATCTACACCAACTACTTCAACGCTTCTCAAGATATCGACACTGTTCTTGAAGCCAGTAAAGTCGCTCACCAACTGGCCAACACAACGGCATTCCAGAAAGTTGGCCTTGTCCTGGATACAACCTACGAGCCGACCAGGAGTCAAATAGAAACGGGAAGTAATCCGTTTTGGAAGCAGACTCCTGTAGAATTCATGTACTCAATATGCCACCCTTGTGGAACGTGTAAGATGGGCCCGGACAGTGACCCCGATGCAGTTGTGGATGCTCAACTGAAAGTGTACGGAATTGCGAATCTGAGGGTTGTAGATGCTTCAATAATGCCGACTATCACTAGCGGGAATTTGAATGCGGGCGTCATAATGATAGCAGAGAAAGCAgcagatttaataaagaagtcGCATAgctga